The Shewanella sp. KX20019 genome window below encodes:
- a CDS encoding flagellar protein FlaG, whose translation MELNLSSSSAAPIVIDTTKTQSQLPSQEQESSHALSRAETVNNLQDGNIVNVIEQSTNAQELAKLEEAEQAKKSDQAQESPEEMEEVAAKLSDMMAMLRKGLTFKVDDSLGTQVVSVLDIDTGELIRQIPNEEALELAIKLHEKMAEMDGLLMSTQV comes from the coding sequence ATGGAACTTAACTTATCCAGCAGCTCTGCAGCGCCGATAGTCATTGATACAACAAAAACTCAGAGCCAGTTGCCAAGCCAGGAACAAGAGTCGAGCCATGCGTTATCCAGGGCTGAAACTGTCAATAATCTGCAAGATGGCAATATCGTTAATGTGATTGAGCAATCCACAAACGCACAGGAGCTAGCGAAGCTTGAAGAGGCAGAGCAGGCGAAAAAGTCAGATCAAGCGCAAGAATCACCTGAAGAGATGGAAGAGGTTGCGGCCAAACTTTCTGATATGATGGCCATGTTACGTAAAGGCCTCACTTTTAAGGTCGATGATTCACTGGGAACTCAGGTTGTTAGTGTACTTGATATAGACACGGGTGAACTGATTAGACAGATCCCCAACGAAGAAGCGTTAGAGTTGGCCATTAAATTGCATGAAAAAATGGCTGAGATGGACGGTTTACTGATGTCTACCCAAGTGTAG
- the fliD gene encoding flagellar filament capping protein FliD → MGLTSVGIGSGMDINGIVSALVQAESAPKVAQFDADEGKINTQISAMGALKSALTDFQDSLEKLTDPDTFIARKVKLSSSSYISATADATAVAGSYKIEVEQLAESQKLGSAPVTDATTPLGEGSLTFGVDGADFSIDVVAGDSLESVMQKINDAEDNVGITATIINGDNGPQLVMTSDKTGTDKLISVTAADTDGGTGLVDTFTMTELSAAKDAVLYVDGLKVTSGSNTVENVITGVSIELSDGDLSKSTQLTISADTATVEKSIEGFVESYNALMDTVSNLSGYNAETKVAGVLQGDSMIRSIQSQLRGVLSSSFDSEDGATMLANIGVKTTQQGTLELDDKILDKALDNDMTQIKDMFSTEDTGLAARLDGLVETYVQTGGTIDSRDETLDNQITRITESREQLTRKMVSYEARLLKQFNAMDLIVANLSAQSADLTSRLASLPGVVPQK, encoded by the coding sequence ATGGGATTAACATCGGTTGGTATTGGTTCAGGAATGGACATTAACGGCATTGTTTCGGCATTGGTACAAGCTGAAAGCGCACCTAAAGTGGCTCAGTTTGATGCCGATGAAGGTAAAATCAATACCCAGATATCTGCAATGGGTGCACTCAAGAGTGCATTAACTGATTTTCAAGATAGCCTAGAAAAACTAACCGACCCAGATACCTTTATAGCGCGTAAGGTTAAACTTTCAAGTAGCAGTTATATCAGTGCCACAGCAGATGCTACCGCCGTTGCAGGTAGTTATAAAATAGAAGTTGAGCAATTGGCCGAGAGTCAAAAACTTGGCTCTGCGCCGGTCACGGATGCAACCACCCCATTGGGTGAGGGCTCATTGACTTTTGGGGTTGATGGGGCTGATTTCAGCATTGATGTTGTTGCGGGAGACTCCCTTGAATCCGTGATGCAAAAAATCAATGACGCTGAAGATAATGTTGGTATCACTGCGACCATCATCAATGGTGATAATGGCCCACAGCTGGTGATGACTTCGGACAAGACCGGAACAGATAAGCTGATTTCAGTGACCGCTGCAGACACCGATGGCGGTACAGGCCTAGTTGATACCTTTACCATGACAGAATTGAGTGCAGCCAAAGATGCGGTGCTTTATGTTGATGGTCTAAAAGTGACATCGGGCAGTAATACGGTTGAAAATGTGATTACCGGTGTAAGCATAGAGTTATCCGATGGTGATCTGAGTAAAAGTACACAATTAACCATTTCTGCAGACACCGCTACAGTTGAAAAAAGCATTGAAGGCTTCGTCGAGTCATACAATGCTTTAATGGATACCGTGTCGAATCTATCGGGTTATAATGCGGAAACTAAAGTCGCCGGGGTGCTGCAGGGGGACTCGATGATCCGCAGTATCCAGAGTCAACTTCGGGGTGTATTATCGAGTAGTTTTGATTCTGAAGATGGTGCAACTATGTTGGCCAATATCGGTGTTAAAACCACTCAGCAGGGCACATTGGAGCTCGACGACAAGATCCTCGACAAAGCACTTGATAATGACATGACCCAGATTAAGGATATGTTTAGCACCGAGGATACAGGACTTGCTGCTAGGCTTGATGGTTTAGTCGAAACTTACGTACAAACCGGTGGCACTATTGATAGTCGTGACGAGACTTTAGATAACCAAATAACCCGTATTACTGAAAGCCGTGAGCAGCTAACACGTAAAATGGTTTCCTATGAAGCCAGACTACTAAAACAGTTCAATGCGATGGATTTGATTGTGGCGAACTTAAGTGCGCAGTCTGCAGACCTTACTAGTCGTTTGGCATCACTACCTGGCGTAGTACCACAAAAATAG
- a CDS encoding flagella biosynthesis chaperone for FliD, FliT: MITPTIPATEITLQLATVDTAMTELLEKLENIQFEDDTSDTLVLKLQEVISTRQILIGQLVADSQFEDRTYLQAQVDKTLEFERQAKKVLADREALLRGIRKGKRQTNLYKTIDSNR, translated from the coding sequence ATGATTACCCCAACTATCCCCGCGACTGAAATTACTCTTCAACTGGCTACAGTCGATACCGCCATGACTGAATTACTTGAAAAACTAGAAAATATTCAGTTCGAAGATGATACTAGCGACACTTTGGTACTTAAATTGCAAGAAGTCATTAGTACGCGTCAAATTTTGATAGGTCAGTTAGTGGCCGATAGTCAGTTCGAAGACCGAACTTACCTGCAAGCACAGGTGGACAAAACGTTGGAGTTTGAACGTCAAGCAAAAAAAGTATTAGCCGACCGCGAAGCCTTATTACGAGGTATACGTAAAGGTAAACGCCAAACTAACTTATATAAAACAATAGATTCAAATAGGTAG
- the fliS gene encoding flagellar export chaperone FliS, translating to MRGSLQSYRKVSLDSSIAVASPHKVIQMMFAGALERLAQGRYAIEQNNLELKGVSLGKAVSIVAGLNSSLNMEADGDVASNLSSLYDFMLQRISDANVNNDVQAIDDATGVLRTIKEAWDAIPTELHELSSES from the coding sequence ATGAGAGGTTCGCTTCAATCATATCGTAAGGTTTCTCTAGATAGCAGTATTGCAGTTGCTTCACCCCATAAAGTGATTCAAATGATGTTTGCCGGCGCATTAGAGCGTTTAGCACAGGGACGTTATGCCATAGAGCAAAATAACTTGGAGCTTAAAGGCGTGAGCTTAGGCAAAGCCGTTAGCATAGTTGCTGGGCTTAATAGCAGTCTCAACATGGAAGCTGACGGTGATGTTGCCAGTAACCTAAGCTCGCTCTATGACTTTATGCTGCAGAGAATATCTGATGCAAATGTCAATAACGATGTACAAGCCATTGATGATGCAACTGGTGTTTTACGCACTATTAAGGAAGCTTGGGATGCAATCCCAACTGAACTGCATGAGTTATCTTCTGAAAGTTGA
- a CDS encoding sigma-54 dependent transcriptional regulator, whose amino-acid sequence MMQTDQRILLVGNQSERINRLSCVFEFLGEQVELIGFDKLELHTKQTRFRAVVLPAENQSKELIQSLAGALPWQPFLLLGEVDSLKASNILGCIEEPLNYPQLTELLHFCQVYGQVKRPDVPTSANQTKLFRSLVGRSEGIASVRHLISQVASSEATVLILGQSGTGKEVVARNIHYISERRDGPFIPVNCGAIPAELLESELFGHEKGSFTGAISARKGRFELAEKGTLFLDEIGDMPLQMQVKLLRVLQERMFERVGGSKSIAADVRVVAATHRNLETMIEEGGFREDLYYRLNVFPIEMPALCERKEDIPLLLQELVSRVYNEGRGRVRFTQRAIESLKEHAWSGNVRELSNLVERLTILYPGGLVDVNDLPVKYRHIDVPEYCIEVSEEELERDALASIFNDDEPIEIPESRFPSELPPEGVNLKDLLAELEIDMIRQALDQQDSVVARAAEMLGIRRTTLVEKMRKYGLGKD is encoded by the coding sequence ATGATGCAAACAGATCAACGAATTTTACTTGTGGGTAACCAGTCAGAGCGAATTAATCGCTTGTCATGTGTCTTTGAGTTTTTAGGTGAGCAAGTCGAGTTAATCGGTTTCGATAAACTTGAACTGCATACTAAACAAACGCGTTTTCGCGCGGTTGTTTTACCTGCTGAAAACCAATCAAAAGAACTTATCCAGTCTTTGGCTGGAGCACTTCCGTGGCAGCCTTTTTTGCTGTTGGGTGAAGTCGATAGCTTGAAAGCATCGAATATTCTTGGCTGTATCGAAGAACCACTAAATTATCCTCAGCTCACTGAGTTACTTCACTTCTGCCAAGTCTATGGTCAAGTGAAGCGTCCTGATGTGCCCACGAGTGCCAATCAAACTAAACTATTTCGTAGTCTAGTCGGCAGAAGTGAAGGTATCGCCAGCGTGCGCCACCTCATAAGCCAGGTTGCCAGTTCTGAAGCCACAGTGTTAATCCTTGGGCAATCAGGTACCGGTAAAGAGGTTGTTGCACGAAATATTCATTATATTTCAGAGCGCCGTGATGGTCCGTTTATTCCTGTGAACTGTGGTGCAATACCTGCCGAGTTATTAGAAAGCGAACTGTTTGGCCACGAAAAAGGTTCATTTACCGGTGCAATAAGTGCCCGTAAAGGTCGATTTGAATTAGCAGAAAAAGGCACACTGTTTCTTGATGAAATAGGCGATATGCCACTGCAAATGCAGGTTAAGCTACTGCGTGTATTGCAAGAACGTATGTTTGAACGTGTTGGTGGTAGCAAGTCTATTGCAGCTGACGTGAGAGTCGTTGCGGCGACACACAGAAATCTCGAAACCATGATTGAAGAGGGCGGCTTTAGAGAGGATCTCTATTACCGCTTGAATGTTTTTCCAATAGAGATGCCAGCTTTGTGTGAACGCAAAGAAGATATCCCATTATTATTGCAAGAACTGGTTAGCCGAGTTTATAACGAAGGCCGCGGTCGAGTTCGTTTTACGCAAAGAGCTATCGAGTCGCTTAAAGAGCATGCATGGTCTGGCAACGTTCGTGAGTTATCTAACTTAGTAGAACGCTTAACCATTTTATACCCTGGTGGGTTGGTTGATGTTAATGACTTACCCGTTAAGTATCGTCATATCGATGTGCCAGAATATTGCATAGAAGTCAGTGAAGAGGAGCTCGAGCGTGATGCGCTAGCCTCCATCTTTAATGATGACGAGCCAATAGAGATCCCAGAGTCTCGCTTCCCAAGTGAGTTACCTCCTGAAGGTGTAAACCTTAAAGATCTGCTAGCAGAACTTGAAATCGACATGATTAGACAAGCGTTGGACCAACAAGACAGTGTGGTCGCTCGTGCAGCGGAAATGCTCGGTATTCGCCGTACAACGCTAGTAGAAAAGATGCGTAAAT